One Ignavibacteriota bacterium DNA segment encodes these proteins:
- a CDS encoding DUF2442 domain-containing protein, whose protein sequence is MNKLTSVTPQDDHTLVLVFDDGSQRLFDVRPYLDKGIFVELKNLAYFRQVRIAFGTVQWPHQQDIAPETLYHDSRTYVAS, encoded by the coding sequence ATGAACAAGCTCACCTCGGTAACGCCACAGGACGATCACACGCTCGTTCTTGTATTCGATGATGGATCGCAGCGTCTGTTCGACGTACGCCCGTATCTTGACAAAGGGATCTTTGTCGAACTCAAGAACCTCGCCTATTTCAGACAGGTCAGGATCGCTTTTGGAACCGTCCAGTGGCCGCACCAACAGGACATCGCTCCTGAGACGCTCTATCATGACTCCAGAACGTATGTCGCTTCGTAG
- a CDS encoding IS3 family transposase (programmed frameshift), producing MKKRYTEAQIAFALRQAASGTPVCDITRKMGVTDVTFYRWKKLYANMDVSEIRRLKQLEDENQRLKRLVADLTLDKQMLQEVLFKKAVRPALRRELVHEMQAVYQTSERRALRVFKWPRSTHRHVGTTDPQLPLRLRLRELATSKISFGYRRLHIALRREGWPINHKRVYRLYRAEGLILRRKTPRRRVAAVKREIRPTALSRNECWSMDFVSDQLFDEHRIRVLVIVENFTRECLALDASSRIHGLDVVKVLERITQAQGFPKRIKVDNGPEFISKDLDRWAYWNHIELDFSRPGRPSDNALVESFNSRFRQECLNQHWFLSMEDARAKISAWQNEYNSERPHSSLGYRTPLECRRDSVKKNATAA from the exons ATGAAGAAGCGCTACACGGAAGCCCAGATCGCCTTTGCCTTGCGCCAGGCGGCATCAGGTACGCCGGTCTGTGACATCACGCGGAAGATGGGCGTGACCGACGTGACGTTCTACCGCTGGAAGAAGCTCTACGCGAACATGGACGTCAGTGAGATCCGTCGCTTGAAGCAACTCGAGGATGAGAACCAACGTCTCAAGCGTCTCGTAGCCGACCTGACGCTCGACAAGCAGATGCTCCAGGAGGTGCTCT TCAAAAAAGCTGTGAGGCCCGCCCTTCGCCGGGAACTCGTCCACGAGATGCAGGCAGTGTATCAGACGAGCGAGCGGCGGGCCCTGCGCGTGTTCAAGTGGCCGCGGTCAACACATCGGCATGTAGGAACGACCGATCCTCAGTTGCCGCTTCGTCTGCGCCTACGAGAACTGGCAACATCGAAGATCTCCTTCGGCTATCGCCGGCTCCACATCGCGCTGAGGCGCGAAGGATGGCCCATAAACCATAAAAGGGTCTACCGGCTCTACCGCGCAGAAGGCCTGATATTACGGCGCAAAACACCGCGTCGTCGTGTCGCTGCAGTCAAGCGTGAGATTCGTCCGACCGCATTGTCAAGGAACGAGTGCTGGAGCATGGACTTCGTCTCAGATCAGCTTTTCGATGAACACCGGATCCGTGTGTTGGTTATCGTCGAGAACTTCACGCGTGAGTGTCTCGCTCTTGATGCCAGCAGCCGCATCCACGGACTGGACGTTGTGAAGGTGCTTGAGCGCATCACGCAGGCACAGGGCTTCCCCAAACGCATCAAGGTGGACAATGGACCCGAGTTCATCTCCAAGGACCTGGACCGCTGGGCGTATTGGAACCACATTGAACTTGACTTCAGCCGGCCAGGCAGACCATCAGACAACGCACTCGTCGAATCGTTCAACTCCCGGTTCCGCCAGGAGTGTCTTAATCAGCATTGGTTCCTCTCGATGGAGGATGCACGGGCAAAGATCTCGGCTTGGCAGAACGAGTACAACAGCGAGCGGCCACACAGCTCGCTAGGTTACCGCACACCTCTGGAATGTAGGAGAGATTCAGTCAAGAAAAACGCTACTGCAGCATGA
- the nrfH gene encoding cytochrome c nitrite reductase small subunit, which yields MLHLLRRMFRAFIPPPQWKVPVIITLGLLCGLALLVLHISNATSYLSSDPLTCVNCHVMSPQFATWQHSSHGRFATCTDCHVPHDNVFRTYAFKAQDGMRHAYVFMFRLEPQVIRIREAGKTVVQENCIRCHEPLVNDVTVGAVTFDGARHGQGHLCWGCHRETPHGTVNSLASTPDARVPQLSPIVPPWLGGDTLNHLE from the coding sequence ATGCTCCATCTATTGCGCCGCATGTTCCGGGCGTTCATCCCGCCGCCGCAATGGAAGGTTCCGGTCATCATCACTCTCGGACTCCTCTGCGGGCTCGCGCTCCTCGTGCTGCACATCTCTAATGCCACATCCTACCTTTCCAGCGATCCTCTTACGTGTGTGAACTGCCATGTCATGTCGCCCCAGTTCGCGACCTGGCAGCACAGCAGTCATGGACGCTTTGCCACCTGCACGGACTGTCACGTCCCCCACGATAATGTTTTCCGCACGTATGCCTTCAAGGCGCAGGACGGCATGCGGCACGCCTATGTGTTCATGTTCCGTCTGGAACCGCAGGTGATCCGGATCCGGGAGGCGGGGAAGACTGTGGTACAGGAGAACTGCATCCGGTGTCACGAGCCGCTGGTGAACGACGTGACAGTGGGCGCGGTGACGTTCGACGGCGCGCGGCACGGGCAGGGGCACCTCTGCTGGGGATGCCACCGGGAAACGCCGCACGGCACGGTGAACAGTCTCGCGTCCACACCGGACGCGCGCGTGCCGCAACTTTCGCCGATCGTGCCGCCGTGGCTGGGCGGTGACACCTTGAACCATCTCGAATGA
- the nrfA gene encoding ammonia-forming cytochrome c nitrite reductase, with protein sequence MITIRELIRTKPWTGWALFGGTVVIVFLAGLFGASIIERRAEKGIRLQPVREIAEWEPRNNVWGENYPREYQSYIATRDTTFQSKYGGSRMRDILAEDPRPVILWAGYAFSRDYNQARGHYYAIEDIRNTLRTGVPQPATCWTCKSTDVPRVMSKMGAAAFYKSSWSELGPDIVNHIGCQDCHDPKTMNLRITRPALVEAFARQGKKIEEASHQEMRSLVCAQCHVEYYFKGKEDKYLTFPWDKGFSPDAMEAYYDSVGHVDFVHALSRVPVLKAQHPDYELYRTGIHAQRGISCADCHMPYKSEGGVKFSNHWMRSPLANIAGSCQVCHRESEQELTRNVEDRQDRVRELLTLAEDALVRAHLEAKHAWDNGAVDSEMKPVLTLIRHAQWRWDWVAAANGMGFHSPAEALRALATSIAKAQEAHAELVRILARKGILEPFALPDVSTKAEAQRTIGFDVVKAHQEKAVFLKDVAPAWDAKARTREAGY encoded by the coding sequence ATGATCACGATTCGGGAACTCATCAGGACGAAACCATGGACGGGCTGGGCCCTGTTCGGTGGTACGGTCGTCATCGTCTTTCTTGCCGGGCTCTTCGGTGCTTCCATCATCGAGCGCCGTGCCGAGAAAGGGATCCGGCTCCAGCCGGTGCGTGAGATCGCGGAATGGGAGCCCCGGAACAACGTCTGGGGTGAGAACTATCCGCGGGAGTATCAATCGTATATAGCGACACGCGATACGACCTTCCAGAGCAAATACGGCGGGTCGCGGATGCGCGACATCCTTGCCGAGGATCCACGGCCGGTGATTCTCTGGGCAGGGTATGCGTTCTCGCGCGACTACAATCAGGCGCGCGGACATTACTATGCGATCGAGGACATCCGCAACACGCTCCGGACGGGCGTGCCGCAGCCGGCAACATGCTGGACGTGCAAGAGCACCGATGTCCCGCGGGTGATGAGCAAGATGGGAGCCGCGGCGTTCTACAAATCGTCCTGGAGCGAACTCGGGCCGGACATCGTGAACCACATCGGGTGCCAGGACTGCCACGATCCGAAGACCATGAACCTCCGGATCACCCGCCCGGCGCTGGTGGAGGCGTTCGCCCGGCAGGGGAAGAAGATCGAGGAGGCGTCGCACCAGGAGATGCGCTCCCTCGTCTGTGCACAATGCCATGTAGAATACTACTTCAAAGGGAAAGAGGACAAGTACCTGACGTTCCCATGGGACAAAGGGTTCTCGCCGGACGCCATGGAGGCGTACTACGATTCGGTGGGACATGTGGATTTCGTGCATGCCCTGAGCAGGGTGCCGGTGCTCAAGGCGCAGCATCCCGACTACGAACTGTACCGCACCGGCATCCACGCGCAGCGCGGGATCTCGTGTGCCGATTGCCATATGCCGTACAAGAGCGAGGGTGGTGTGAAGTTCTCCAACCACTGGATGCGCAGCCCGCTGGCGAACATCGCGGGCTCCTGCCAGGTGTGTCACCGCGAATCCGAACAGGAACTCACGCGCAACGTGGAGGACCGGCAGGACCGGGTGCGGGAGCTCCTCACGCTTGCGGAGGACGCGCTGGTGCGCGCGCATCTGGAGGCGAAGCATGCGTGGGACAACGGGGCGGTTGACAGCGAGATGAAGCCGGTGCTCACGCTGATCCGTCATGCGCAGTGGAGGTGGGACTGGGTGGCGGCGGCAAACGGCATGGGATTCCATTCACCGGCGGAGGCGCTGCGCGCCCTGGCAACGTCCATCGCCAAGGCGCAGGAAGCGCATGCGGAGCTGGTCAGGATCCTTGCACGCAAGGGCATCCTGGAACCATTCGCGTTACCGGACGTGTCGACGAAAGCAGAGGCGCAGCGCACCATCGGGTTCGACGTCGTGAAAGCGCATCAGGAGAAGGCGGTGTTCCTCAAGGACGTCGCGCCGGCGTGGGACGCAAAGGCGCGCACGAGGGAAGCGGGGTACTGA
- a CDS encoding DUF1858 domain-containing protein — MIRNHSREGTGRMMEITRKSKILEVLKEYPSLEETVIGLAPPFKNLRNPILRRTVAQMATLEMVAKIGGLDVVDLVNTLRRAAGQGEIAGGETLRTESLSGTTVADPEWTRGEPAHYVDGIEMLRSGDVPLNHINGLLRELTDGAFILLVTDFEPAPLLEAMRKQHCTVHHKVHPEHAGHHLTYITRRTG, encoded by the coding sequence ATGATCAGGAACCACAGCCGTGAAGGGACGGGAAGAATGATGGAGATCACGAGGAAGAGCAAGATCCTGGAGGTCCTGAAGGAATACCCCTCGCTGGAGGAAACGGTGATCGGGCTGGCGCCGCCATTCAAGAACCTGCGCAACCCCATCCTCCGGCGGACGGTCGCGCAGATGGCGACGCTCGAAATGGTGGCGAAGATCGGAGGACTGGACGTCGTTGACCTGGTGAACACGCTGCGACGCGCCGCCGGTCAGGGTGAGATCGCCGGGGGAGAGACCTTGCGGACCGAAAGCTTGAGCGGGACGACCGTGGCCGACCCGGAATGGACGCGCGGCGAGCCGGCGCACTACGTGGACGGCATCGAGATGCTCCGCAGTGGCGATGTGCCGCTGAATCACATCAACGGTCTTCTCCGGGAGCTCACGGACGGTGCGTTCATCCTGCTCGTCACGGACTTCGAGCCTGCGCCCCTCCTGGAGGCGATGCGCAAACAGCATTGCACGGTGCACCACAAGGTGCATCCCGAACATGCCGGCCACCATCTCACGTACATCACGCGGCGCACCGGCTGA
- a CDS encoding DUF438 domain-containing protein — protein MSEVINNRQQRIDLMKSLIRRLHEGGGEEDVRQALDQQLAEAAYGDVFVMEMQLIQEGIPAENIQRLCDTHTRVLKKQLDQQETPAQLPGHPVHTFIMENRQLAATTMAVRGLIGRLREIADASDATPVMREIQQHLNDLMDVDKHYKRKENLLFPYFEKNNLPGPPTVMWGKDDEVRTLLRETIHGLQQTDALDASEARAYADLAVTPAITAVDEMIYKEEKILFPTALDLLTEQDWYEVYLQSDEYGYCLVAPTATWQPAGGVHTADRKPAAEGGRIHMPTGSFSLDELIATFQHLPFDLTFVDKDDTVRYFSPGKDRIFDRSRAIIGRKVQYCHPPKSVHIVNKIVDDFRTGRQNQARFWITMRGRFILICYYALRGQAGDYMGTLEVTQDLTELRTLEGERRLLTYDQEPQP, from the coding sequence ATGAGCGAAGTCATCAACAACCGTCAGCAACGCATCGACCTCATGAAGTCCCTCATCCGCCGGCTTCACGAAGGCGGAGGTGAAGAAGATGTCCGGCAAGCCCTCGATCAACAACTTGCCGAAGCCGCCTATGGCGATGTCTTCGTGATGGAGATGCAACTGATCCAGGAAGGCATCCCGGCAGAGAACATTCAGCGCCTGTGCGATACCCACACCCGGGTCCTCAAGAAGCAGCTCGATCAGCAGGAGACCCCGGCGCAACTCCCCGGTCACCCCGTCCATACTTTCATCATGGAGAACCGCCAGCTCGCCGCAACCACCATGGCGGTCCGGGGCCTCATTGGCCGCCTCCGTGAGATCGCCGATGCGTCCGATGCCACCCCCGTCATGCGCGAGATCCAGCAGCATCTGAACGATCTCATGGACGTGGACAAGCACTACAAGCGGAAAGAAAACCTGCTCTTCCCGTACTTCGAGAAGAACAACCTCCCGGGTCCGCCCACAGTGATGTGGGGAAAGGACGATGAGGTCCGCACGCTCCTGCGCGAAACGATCCATGGCCTCCAGCAGACCGATGCCCTCGATGCCTCCGAAGCGCGCGCCTACGCCGACCTTGCGGTCACGCCCGCGATCACCGCGGTGGATGAGATGATCTACAAAGAAGAGAAGATACTCTTCCCCACGGCGCTGGACCTCCTGACGGAGCAGGACTGGTATGAGGTCTACCTCCAGAGCGATGAGTATGGCTACTGCCTCGTGGCCCCCACGGCAACCTGGCAACCTGCGGGCGGTGTCCACACCGCGGACCGGAAGCCCGCCGCCGAAGGTGGACGCATTCACATGCCCACCGGCAGCTTCAGTCTCGACGAACTGATCGCGACGTTCCAGCACCTCCCCTTCGACCTCACGTTCGTGGACAAGGACGACACCGTCCGCTACTTCAGCCCGGGCAAGGACCGCATCTTCGACCGCTCCCGTGCGATCATCGGAAGGAAAGTGCAGTACTGCCATCCGCCGAAGAGCGTGCACATCGTGAACAAGATCGTGGACGACTTCCGGACGGGCCGCCAGAACCAGGCACGGTTCTGGATCACCATGCGGGGCCGCTTCATCCTGATCTGCTACTACGCCCTGCGCGGCCAGGCCGGCGACTATATGGGTACACTCGAGGTGACCCAGGACCTCACCGAGCTCCGCACGCTCGAAGGCGAACGGAGACTCCTCACCTATGATCAGGAACCACAGCCGTGA
- a CDS encoding T9SS type A sorting domain-containing protein, translated as MAATIVIKSSGDDPRTCRTGAPVRLRWMAVAAIIVSVLIPLLLAAQPVRYDIRTISGIAPVRINDRRQVAGNIGPLVARWENGSAFTYPGLSPAGSRALAINGVGEIAGWSVDGNNDRHAVVFRNDTSFLILAGPGRGIGGANGINDFGDVAGYFDFCDTCRPSNRRNHAVLWRGGTIADLGTIEDAESEAIAVNNYGMVVGVASEGTSFDSRAFMTAGGGLTPLGNLGAGQSRPYDVNDNGMVVGISEETNDVSRAVIWNPGIQNIQTLPGSWSRAWAVNDDGQVVGDIATPAGSRGFIWQQGTMTLLDSLVPPDSGWVIEHAVDINGPGDILALARKNSVSTYVILIPGLTITRPGPNERWMAGETDTIRWQGGLQGHALELRFSADSGRTFDLIGHVPYADSGRFVWQVPGHVISKHCFIRAEDLNDPSLRDTSGRFRIKPYILTRDSGGQYEPYRPEEDVWSFPNQAQYMYPPAWYQQFDYRGTDPFTGQSYVVFAPYQLALSSSSSFPDWISWVRAFGADACYHRIAFPPVYSYAAVYRWYAMARSWQGSCFGLAASNALVFSYREQFRSRYAGFPAFADPVSVPPDTSVRRVVSGLFTHQFGDPSREHTLSLLGYVTPNETLRDLKAMLREDEGSPRTLSFMNNNGMGGHNVLPYRVRQDNTAQNIYYIFVYDNNFPLTTTIIRIDTADNAQHGVWMPLYGNAGWGGPRKFLLMTESRDYLQHAVFAKPTAERRSPFILSPDRLEVITSPGVDLRIEDAHGNVTGHRSGAAWEDITGSVPLVSFDGSETPPYGYALPAGSYRVTMDSCASDTVMAFFFTGSRTYLYSRGDSRPDHTDRLRFHDGVSVSNPDTQQRTIGLLALVNETTREKMVSFSGMDLPQGDSVAVATVGENDLRLISHGASREYDLELTRVDGEGTARFMHARVPLQANTTHLLEPGWEDLAGTALRILVDHGNTGTVDDTLYLANQAGGTVDTQEEIHPGSYRLDQNFPNPFNPGTTISFEVPHDAVVTLRVFNMLGQEVLTLIDGMVAAGQHRVHLDARSLSSGVYYYRLEGAGYTGVKRMLLLR; from the coding sequence ATGGCCGCGACTATCGTGATCAAAAGCTCCGGGGACGATCCCCGGACGTGCCGTACCGGTGCACCCGTGCGCTTGCGATGGATGGCGGTTGCTGCGATCATCGTCAGCGTGCTCATCCCCCTCTTACTCGCGGCCCAGCCGGTACGGTACGACATACGAACGATCAGCGGCATCGCGCCCGTGAGAATCAATGACAGACGGCAGGTCGCAGGAAACATTGGTCCGCTGGTTGCGCGCTGGGAGAATGGAAGTGCGTTCACGTATCCAGGCCTCTCACCCGCAGGGTCACGTGCGCTCGCCATCAACGGCGTTGGTGAGATCGCAGGCTGGTCTGTTGATGGCAACAATGACCGGCATGCCGTCGTGTTCAGGAATGACACCAGCTTTCTGATCCTTGCCGGTCCCGGCCGGGGGATAGGCGGAGCGAACGGTATCAACGACTTCGGAGATGTGGCAGGATACTTCGACTTCTGCGATACGTGCCGCCCGAGCAACCGTCGGAATCATGCGGTCCTCTGGCGTGGCGGCACGATCGCCGATCTCGGCACCATCGAGGATGCGGAAAGCGAGGCGATCGCAGTGAACAACTATGGGATGGTCGTGGGAGTGGCGTCTGAAGGCACGAGCTTTGACAGTCGCGCATTCATGACGGCCGGAGGCGGATTGACCCCGCTCGGAAACCTTGGCGCCGGGCAGAGCCGTCCGTACGATGTGAATGATAACGGCATGGTCGTTGGGATATCCGAGGAAACCAATGACGTCTCACGCGCGGTGATCTGGAATCCCGGCATCCAGAACATACAGACGCTGCCCGGGTCATGGAGCCGGGCCTGGGCTGTCAATGATGACGGCCAGGTCGTGGGTGACATCGCTACGCCGGCCGGGTCGCGTGGTTTCATCTGGCAGCAAGGGACGATGACGCTCCTGGACAGCCTCGTCCCTCCGGATTCAGGATGGGTCATCGAACACGCCGTGGACATCAACGGCCCGGGAGACATTCTCGCGTTGGCGCGGAAGAACTCAGTGAGTACCTATGTCATTCTCATTCCCGGACTGACGATAACACGGCCGGGACCCAACGAACGCTGGATGGCCGGCGAAACCGATACCATCCGGTGGCAGGGCGGACTGCAGGGCCATGCTCTCGAACTCCGGTTCAGCGCGGACTCTGGCAGGACATTCGATCTCATCGGCCACGTCCCTTATGCCGACTCCGGCCGGTTCGTCTGGCAGGTCCCAGGACATGTCATATCGAAGCATTGCTTCATCCGTGCCGAGGATCTGAACGATCCCTCCCTCCGTGATACCAGCGGCCGGTTCCGGATCAAGCCGTACATCCTCACCCGCGACAGCGGTGGACAGTATGAGCCGTACAGACCGGAAGAAGATGTCTGGTCATTTCCTAATCAGGCGCAGTACATGTACCCCCCCGCATGGTACCAGCAGTTCGACTACCGGGGGACCGACCCGTTCACCGGTCAGAGCTACGTGGTGTTCGCACCCTATCAGCTCGCCCTCTCGTCCTCTTCCAGCTTCCCCGACTGGATCTCATGGGTGAGGGCGTTCGGAGCGGATGCCTGCTATCATCGCATCGCCTTCCCGCCCGTCTACTCGTATGCAGCGGTCTATCGCTGGTACGCCATGGCGAGATCCTGGCAGGGTTCCTGTTTCGGACTTGCTGCCTCCAATGCCCTCGTGTTCAGTTACAGAGAACAGTTCCGGTCCAGGTACGCCGGATTCCCGGCCTTTGCCGATCCGGTCAGCGTGCCGCCCGATACGTCGGTCAGGCGTGTGGTAAGCGGACTGTTCACCCATCAGTTCGGGGACCCATCGCGTGAGCATACTCTCTCCCTGCTGGGTTATGTGACCCCCAACGAGACCCTGCGCGATCTGAAGGCGATGCTCAGGGAGGATGAGGGCTCGCCACGCACATTGTCCTTCATGAACAACAACGGCATGGGCGGACACAATGTGCTCCCCTACAGGGTCAGGCAGGACAACACGGCGCAGAACATCTATTACATTTTTGTCTACGACAACAACTTTCCCCTGACCACGACGATCATACGGATCGATACCGCCGACAACGCTCAGCATGGTGTGTGGATGCCGTTGTATGGGAACGCGGGCTGGGGCGGCCCGCGGAAATTCCTGCTCATGACAGAGTCGCGCGACTATCTGCAACACGCCGTGTTCGCGAAACCCACGGCGGAGCGCCGTTCACCCTTCATTCTATCGCCCGACCGGCTCGAGGTCATCACTTCTCCCGGCGTTGATCTCCGGATCGAAGATGCACATGGGAACGTCACCGGCCACCGCAGTGGTGCGGCATGGGAAGACATCACGGGATCGGTCCCGTTGGTGTCGTTCGACGGCAGCGAGACCCCGCCGTACGGCTACGCGCTCCCTGCAGGCAGCTATCGCGTGACCATGGACAGCTGTGCCTCGGACACCGTCATGGCGTTCTTCTTCACGGGGAGCAGGACATACCTCTACAGCAGAGGTGATTCCCGACCGGATCACACCGACAGGCTGCGCTTCCATGACGGCGTCTCGGTGAGCAATCCTGACACGCAGCAAAGAACGATCGGGTTGCTCGCCCTGGTCAATGAGACCACCAGGGAGAAGATGGTATCATTCAGCGGGATGGACCTGCCACAGGGGGACTCGGTTGCGGTCGCCACAGTGGGCGAGAACGACCTCAGGCTCATCTCGCATGGGGCTTCGAGGGAGTACGATCTGGAGCTGACACGTGTCGACGGGGAGGGAACTGCCCGGTTCATGCATGCACGGGTTCCACTCCAGGCAAACACAACACATCTGTTGGAGCCCGGTTGGGAGGATCTCGCAGGTACGGCTCTCAGGATCCTGGTGGATCACGGGAATACGGGGACGGTGGATGATACATTGTATCTGGCAAACCAGGCCGGCGGCACGGTTGACACGCAGGAGGAGATCCACCCCGGATCGTACCGGCTGGATCAGAACTTCCCCAACCCGTTCAATCCAGGCACCACCATCTCCTTTGAGGTACCGCATGATGCCGTTGTCACGCTCAGAGTGTTCAACATGTTGGGTCAGGAGGTGTTGACGTTGATCGATGGCATGGTTGCGGCAGGTCAGCACCGCGTACACCTCGACGCACGCTCGTTGTCAAGCGGGGTCTACTACTACAGATTGGAGGGAGCGGGCTACACCGGCGTGAAGCGGATGCTGCTCCTCCGGTGA
- a CDS encoding FAD-dependent oxidoreductase has translation MLNVRIPDMQFWKDMVPCQAACPVHTDAGRYVQLIAEGRIREAYLTARSPNPLASICGRICAAPCEDSCRRGLIDAPVSIRSLKRVVTERYGVESQSPDTLDDLFDGTPDPGNAWSPDHPSQLRERHAAGTGPMVAVIGSGPAGLACAHDLALMGYRVTVFEASGEAGGMLRYGIPEYRLPRSLIEKEVRTITELGAVIRFHTPLTAAFGVEHLKQQGYQAVFISVGTQRGRDLTVPGNDLDGVVRAIDYLLNINRGFRMDLGRRVLVIGGGFVAFDAARTALRGGPQEPDGDLHAAVDAARSALRGGADEVHIASLESFAEMPVLRTAQGEEEFEEAIREGVQFHPQRGPHRFTGVQGRVTHVDLIGVDRTYDGDGRFNPVYNGSVTERLEVDSVVLAIGQQTDLSFLRPADGIQLRGGNLIQVDPATLATSAPGVFAGGDVAYGPRNVIDAVANGKLAARSIEAHLTGRKRESAYTLNVEKISTRTYHRPENYERIPRCAPPTIATERRTGITEVESAYEPGEAVRQAARCLACHVQTVYDADRCVMCNRCVDVCPEYCLKLVPFEDLALDEATRETLTEHFRLEAGGPASAMIKDDESCIRCGLCAIRCPTDAMSMEIFTYEQREPGSPHY, from the coding sequence ATGCTGAACGTACGCATCCCCGATATGCAATTCTGGAAAGACATGGTGCCCTGCCAGGCGGCCTGCCCTGTCCACACCGATGCAGGACGGTATGTCCAGCTCATCGCCGAGGGCAGGATCCGCGAAGCCTATCTGACAGCACGCTCCCCCAACCCCCTTGCAAGTATTTGCGGACGCATCTGCGCCGCGCCATGCGAGGACTCCTGCCGGCGCGGGCTTATAGATGCGCCCGTCAGCATCCGCTCTCTGAAGCGGGTCGTGACCGAACGCTATGGCGTGGAATCGCAGTCCCCGGATACGCTCGACGACCTCTTCGACGGAACCCCTGATCCCGGCAATGCCTGGTCACCGGACCATCCTTCCCAGTTACGCGAGCGCCATGCAGCCGGTACCGGCCCCATGGTCGCTGTCATCGGGTCCGGCCCCGCAGGCCTCGCTTGTGCCCATGATCTTGCACTGATGGGCTACAGGGTGACGGTCTTTGAGGCATCCGGGGAAGCGGGGGGAATGCTGCGCTATGGTATACCGGAATACCGTCTTCCGCGCAGCCTCATAGAAAAGGAGGTCAGGACCATCACGGAGCTGGGCGCCGTGATCCGCTTTCATACACCACTGACCGCCGCCTTCGGGGTCGAGCATCTCAAGCAGCAGGGGTATCAGGCCGTGTTCATCTCTGTCGGCACACAACGCGGACGGGACTTGACGGTCCCCGGGAATGATCTGGACGGTGTGGTCCGGGCCATTGACTACCTGCTCAACATCAACCGCGGGTTTCGCATGGACCTCGGCCGCCGGGTGCTGGTGATCGGCGGCGGCTTCGTTGCATTCGATGCAGCCCGCACTGCACTCCGCGGCGGCCCGCAGGAACCGGACGGCGATCTCCATGCGGCGGTGGATGCCGCGCGTTCCGCTCTCCGCGGAGGGGCCGATGAAGTGCATATCGCAAGCCTCGAATCGTTCGCGGAGATGCCGGTGCTGCGTACGGCCCAGGGCGAAGAAGAATTCGAAGAGGCCATCCGCGAAGGTGTTCAGTTCCACCCGCAACGTGGCCCGCATCGCTTCACCGGCGTCCAGGGACGCGTGACGCATGTGGATCTCATCGGGGTGGACCGCACGTACGATGGCGACGGACGGTTTAACCCGGTGTACAATGGCTCGGTCACGGAACGTCTCGAAGTCGACTCTGTCGTGCTGGCGATCGGCCAGCAGACCGATCTCTCATTTCTCCGCCCGGCCGATGGCATTCAGCTGCGGGGTGGAAACCTGATCCAGGTGGACCCGGCAACACTGGCAACATCTGCTCCCGGGGTGTTCGCCGGCGGCGACGTTGCCTACGGACCGCGCAATGTCATCGATGCGGTGGCGAATGGTAAACTGGCTGCGCGATCCATCGAGGCCCACCTCACCGGGAGGAAGCGAGAATCCGCTTACACGCTGAATGTTGAAAAGATCTCAACCCGCACCTATCACCGGCCCGAAAACTATGAGCGCATCCCCCGGTGTGCTCCTCCCACGATCGCGACCGAGAGGCGCACCGGTATCACGGAGGTGGAGTCCGCGTACGAACCCGGTGAAGCAGTGCGCCAGGCAGCACGGTGCCTCGCATGCCACGTGCAGACGGTCTACGACGCAGACCGCTGCGTGATGTGCAACCGGTGTGTGGATGTCTGTCCTGAATACTGTCTGAAGCTTGTGCCCTTCGAGGATCTGGCACTCGACGAGGCGACCCGCGAGACGTTAACGGAACACTTCCGGCTGGAAGCCGGCGGTCCCGCATCGGCAATGATCAAGGATGATGAGTCGTGCATCCGGTGCGGGCTCTGTGCGATCCGCTGCCCTACCGATGCCATGAGCATGGAGATCTTCACCTATGAACAACGGGAGCCCGGCTCCCCGCACTATTAG